A genomic window from Aethina tumida isolate Nest 87 chromosome 4, icAetTumi1.1, whole genome shotgun sequence includes:
- the LOC109599297 gene encoding membralin, whose translation MANRRETVNIRLVTAPRRGNDRMFRTLYFHGAVAYAKKLPGYIRRLIEAAVLVAAMFALFVLAERHLAFQRDPPTCLDHVDRSLLRRGILRVDVVRTLNRNYTLEMSYETEKKLKLNQRTNRLSKELLKNVYVIYNGLLQIKEYSLDNMNTSQIETNRRAREAELSESNVLGSTVFMMEYALDIGILKMDENTRRKLNISVTLVALDPDIDECFGNGLSRMLLEEVLGYNELLISSIRTLAIKEGGIGYLKKLNSDEYYQFNFMICNSYVSLVVALLVMYLYIVIVSVIAAYANRINLVNPTLNIFATILLVMLALNGVDSMMDFYFNDNSTGFYMIVIIWCANKFDTICSHTPMTKRHWLRFFYLYLYMFYAYNCKYKGQYSDVALVATYLLILHSMVYFFHHYELPVILNAQRVMVMYQQMLTSRHLQPQANPVVFNVHM comes from the exons ATGGCTAATCGACGGGAGACCGTTAACATCAGACTCGTCACGGCGCCACGTCGAGGGAACGACAGGATGTTCCGGACGCTCTACTTCCACGGAGCCGTTGCCTACGCCAAGAAACTTCCCGGCTACATCCGACGACTTATAGAGGCTGCGGTGCTTGTGGCGGCGATGTTCGCGTTGTTCGTGCTGGCCGAAAGACACCTGGCGTTTCAGCGTGACCCCCCCACTTGTCTGGACCACGTGGACCGGTCGTTGCTTCGGCGCGGCATCTTGAGGGTGGATGTGGTGAGGACTTTGAACAGGAATTACACCTTGGAGATGAGCTACGAGACGGAGAAGAAGTTGAAGCTGAACCAAAGAACGAACAGATTGTCGAAGGAGCTGCTGAAAAATGTCTACGTCATTTACAACGGGCTGCTGCAGATAAAGGAGTACTCCCTGGACAACATGAACACGAGCCAAATAGAGACGAATCGGAGGGCACGTGAGGCTGAACTCTCAGAAAGTAACGTGCTGGGCAGTACTGTTTTCATGATGGAATACGCGTTGGATATTGGCATACTGAAAATGGATGAGAACACCCGGAGGAAGTTAAACATTTCGGTCACTTTGGTGGCTTTAGATCCAGATATTGATGAGTGTTTTGGTAATGGGTTGAGCAGGATGTTGTTGGAGGAAGTCTTAGGCTATAATGAACTGCTTATTTCCTCCATCAGAACGCTTGCAATTAAGGAGGGCGGAATaggttacttaaaaaaattgaattctgACGAGTATTACCAGTTTAACTTTATGATCTGCAACAGTTACGTATCATTAGTTGTAGCATTGTTGGTGATGTATTTATACATAGTTATTGTGTCAGTTATTGCGGCTTATGCAAACAGGATTAACCTGGTCAACCCTACATTGAACATTTTTGCCACCATCTTGTTGGTGATGTTGGCCTTAAACGGAGTCGACTCAATGATGGACTTCTACTTCAACGACAACTCGACGGGTTTCTACATGATTGTGATAATATGGTGCGCCAACAAATTCGACACGATTTGCTCCCACACTCCCATGACCAAAAGACACTGGCTGAGATTCTTCTACTTGTACCTCTACATGTTCTACGCCTATAACTGCAAGTACAAAGGACAATACAGTGATGTAGCACTGGTGGCGACTTACCTGTTGATCCTCCACTCCATGGTTTATTTCTTTCATCACTACGAACTGCCGGTGATACTTAACGCCCAAAGGGTGATGGTGATGTACCAGCAAATGCTGACGTCCCGTCACCTCCAGCCACAAGCTAATCCTGTGGTTTTCAATGTGCATAT gtGA